One region of Jatrophihabitans cynanchi genomic DNA includes:
- a CDS encoding TetR/AcrR family transcriptional regulator: protein MSTRMPVADRRTQLVDAALDVAAREGIAATTVRRVADRAGVALGVVHYCFADKDELFAALAARIVDSLAGAGAAGLEFDAAPDLATALDAAVSALWQTIEATPGEQLLSYEITTHALRHGELRAVAERQYAVSQQAVEQVLELAAAVSGATWTRPVPELAADTLAFVDGVTLRWLVDADSAAAHDRLASFAAYLATHARRRRGRVRALAR from the coding sequence ATGAGCACCCGCATGCCGGTGGCCGACCGGCGCACCCAGCTCGTCGACGCAGCCCTCGACGTCGCCGCGCGGGAGGGCATCGCCGCCACCACCGTGCGCCGCGTCGCCGACCGCGCCGGCGTTGCGCTCGGCGTGGTGCACTACTGCTTCGCCGACAAGGACGAGCTGTTCGCGGCGCTGGCGGCGCGCATCGTCGACTCGCTCGCCGGAGCCGGCGCGGCAGGCCTGGAGTTCGACGCCGCACCGGACCTGGCTACCGCACTCGACGCCGCGGTGAGCGCGTTGTGGCAGACGATCGAGGCCACCCCGGGCGAGCAGCTGCTCAGCTACGAGATCACCACGCACGCACTGCGGCACGGCGAGTTGCGGGCGGTGGCCGAACGCCAGTACGCGGTGTCGCAGCAGGCCGTCGAACAGGTGCTCGAACTCGCCGCGGCGGTGAGCGGTGCGACCTGGACGAGGCCGGTGCCCGAACTCGCCGCGGATACGCTCGCGTTCGTCGACGGCGTGACGCTGCGCTGGCTGGTGGACGCGGACAGCGCCGCAGCGCACGACCGGCTGGCCTCGTTCGCCGCGTACCTGGCGACGCACGCGCGACGGCGCCGCGGCCGCGTCCGGGCCCTGGCCAGATGA
- the sepH gene encoding septation protein SepH, whose amino-acid sequence MRQLRFVSVDEDHAIVQTADGAEQFSLLIDTALRDALRTDLPRHAVTPQEPSSIGPREIQMRVRAGETPDELAVESGTSLERILRFAGAVLEERSRIAGEARRARARRSTTEGQTVVFGDAVDERFEAYGIDAAAVSWDARRHEDGHWVITATWVGGEAERQAEWAFHLGTRTVTPSDDTAADLLSDKPIRALVTAEPGRANLTSAPPLVPGIVAFPARPDAHTGPLPPVDEVFDQEAANPDEPRRAGGAGPLLPSAGLPAPAPHASSARPVPGAEDAPTDELQAPPLPLRLADPVDEPEGGAARDGMTAPLPRLTNLGVAGRVEETDEQRAERARIPSWDDILLGVRRKRD is encoded by the coding sequence ATGCGACAGCTGCGATTCGTCTCTGTGGACGAGGACCATGCGATCGTGCAGACCGCCGACGGCGCGGAGCAGTTCTCGCTGCTGATCGACACCGCGCTGCGAGACGCGCTGCGTACCGACCTGCCCAGGCATGCCGTCACCCCGCAGGAGCCGTCGTCGATCGGCCCGCGCGAGATCCAGATGCGGGTGCGCGCCGGTGAGACGCCCGATGAGCTCGCCGTCGAATCCGGGACGTCGCTGGAGCGCATCCTGCGCTTCGCCGGCGCCGTTCTCGAGGAGCGCAGCCGGATCGCCGGTGAGGCCCGGCGCGCTCGCGCCCGACGCAGCACCACCGAGGGGCAGACGGTCGTGTTCGGCGACGCCGTGGACGAGCGGTTCGAGGCGTACGGCATCGACGCCGCCGCGGTGAGCTGGGATGCGCGCCGCCACGAGGACGGCCACTGGGTGATCACCGCGACCTGGGTCGGCGGCGAGGCCGAGCGGCAGGCCGAATGGGCCTTCCACCTCGGCACCCGCACCGTCACCCCGTCCGACGACACCGCCGCCGACCTGCTCAGCGACAAGCCGATCCGCGCGCTCGTCACCGCCGAGCCGGGGCGAGCGAACCTCACGTCCGCGCCCCCGCTCGTCCCCGGCATCGTCGCCTTCCCGGCCCGGCCGGACGCGCACACCGGGCCGCTGCCGCCGGTGGACGAGGTGTTCGACCAGGAGGCGGCCAACCCGGACGAGCCGCGCCGGGCAGGTGGCGCCGGACCACTCCTTCCTTCGGCCGGACTGCCGGCGCCCGCGCCGCACGCCTCGTCGGCGCGGCCCGTCCCCGGCGCCGAGGATGCGCCGACGGACGAGCTGCAGGCACCGCCACTGCCGCTGCGGCTGGCCGATCCGGTCGACGAGCCGGAGGGCGGCGCAGCTCGCGACGGCATGACGGCGCCGCTGCCCCGGCTGACGAACCTGGGCGTGGCGGGCCGGGTCGAGGAGACCGACGAGCAACGGGCCGAGCGCGCGCGCATCCCGTCGTGGGACGACATCCTGCTCGGGGTGCGGCGCAAGCGCGACTGA
- a CDS encoding MarR family winged helix-turn-helix transcriptional regulator: MTSVARGTIAELAAQLRPSLLRLTRIIRNQRVDMSVSLTQLSAMGTLSKRGPMSAGELAACEKVQPPSMTKVLASLEARGLVQRATHPTDRRQVILAITPAGEELLASERRSRDAFLSQRVARLTPDERDLLREVIPVLDKLAEK, translated from the coding sequence GTGACTTCAGTGGCGCGCGGGACGATCGCGGAACTGGCCGCGCAACTTCGTCCCTCGCTGCTGCGGCTGACGCGAATCATTCGCAACCAGCGCGTGGACATGTCCGTCAGCCTCACCCAGCTCTCCGCGATGGGCACGCTCAGCAAACGCGGCCCGATGAGCGCCGGCGAGCTGGCTGCGTGCGAGAAGGTGCAGCCGCCGTCGATGACGAAGGTGCTGGCCTCGCTCGAGGCCCGCGGGCTGGTGCAGCGGGCGACGCACCCCACCGACCGGCGTCAGGTGATCCTCGCGATCACGCCCGCGGGTGAGGAGCTGCTCGCGTCCGAGCGCCGCTCGCGCGATGCCTTCTTGTCCCAGCGCGTCGCCCGGTTGACGCCCGACGAGCGTGATCTGCTGCGCGAGGTCATTCCCGTGCTCGACAAGCTGGCCGAGAAGTGA
- a CDS encoding ABC transporter ATP-binding protein, with translation MTDADTVERPSDPSHWQGRLTPDAQQAAREQEDLVLTGRPRLRADARRLLADLVRPHRRAIVGVLLIVLVQVVATMAEPWLIGIVIDTSLPHAQRGDYTSLTVVAIALAVSAIMSGGLRSVFVIRSGRIGQAVLFDLRRRGFDHMQALSVSFHERFTSGRVISRLTSDVDTLTELLDSGLDGLLTAMFNIAAISVLLFFLDVPLALIALGSLLPVWLLYRWFSGRAQVVFRRTRESVATLIVNIVETFNGIRAVQAFRREKRNDGIFAVLNEDYRDANKAAFKLHAVFIPGTALIGNVAQVVVLLVGGYRVAAGGLDLGVLTAFLLYLWKFYDPMEDVAVFYNSLQSATAALEKISAVLSEKPAVPEPSSPTPLPHPVRGALAFESVEFGYSADRPVLHSLTLDVPGGQTVALVGATGAGKTTIAKLISRFYDPTSGTVRLDGIDLRELAEADLRGATVMITQDGFLFSGSVADNIGFGKVGSSRAEIVAAAEAVGAHGFISALPDGYDTDVRKRGGRLSAGQRQLVAFARAFLADPAVLILDEATSSLDVPTERAVQRALRTVLASRTALIIAHRLSTVEIADRVLVLSDGRVVEDGTPADLIASGAGEFAALHESWRDSLV, from the coding sequence ATGACCGATGCCGACACGGTCGAGCGGCCCTCGGACCCGTCGCACTGGCAGGGCCGGCTCACCCCCGACGCGCAGCAGGCGGCGCGCGAGCAGGAGGACCTGGTCCTGACCGGTCGCCCCCGGCTGCGCGCGGACGCGCGCCGGCTGCTGGCCGACCTGGTGCGTCCGCACCGGCGGGCGATCGTCGGGGTGCTGCTGATCGTGCTGGTTCAGGTGGTCGCGACGATGGCCGAGCCGTGGCTGATCGGGATCGTCATCGACACCTCGCTGCCGCACGCGCAGCGCGGCGACTACACGTCGCTGACCGTGGTCGCGATCGCGCTCGCGGTGTCGGCGATCATGTCCGGCGGGCTCCGCTCGGTGTTCGTGATCCGCAGCGGACGGATCGGGCAGGCAGTGCTGTTCGACCTGCGCCGTCGCGGGTTCGACCACATGCAGGCGCTGTCGGTGTCCTTCCACGAGCGGTTCACGTCCGGCCGGGTGATCTCGCGGCTGACGTCCGACGTCGACACCCTGACCGAACTGCTCGACTCCGGCCTGGACGGGCTGCTGACCGCGATGTTCAACATCGCGGCGATCAGCGTGCTGCTGTTCTTCCTGGACGTGCCACTGGCGCTGATCGCGCTCGGCTCGCTGCTGCCGGTGTGGCTGCTGTACCGGTGGTTCTCCGGGCGCGCGCAGGTGGTGTTCCGGCGCACCCGTGAGAGCGTCGCGACGCTGATCGTGAACATCGTCGAGACGTTCAACGGCATCCGCGCGGTGCAGGCGTTCCGGCGCGAGAAGCGCAACGACGGCATCTTCGCGGTGCTGAACGAGGACTACCGCGATGCGAACAAGGCAGCCTTCAAGCTGCACGCGGTGTTCATCCCCGGCACGGCGCTGATCGGGAACGTCGCGCAGGTCGTGGTGCTGCTCGTCGGTGGGTACCGGGTGGCTGCCGGCGGCCTGGACCTCGGCGTGCTGACCGCCTTCTTGCTGTACCTGTGGAAGTTCTACGACCCGATGGAGGACGTCGCGGTCTTCTACAACTCGCTGCAGTCCGCGACGGCGGCGCTGGAGAAGATCTCGGCGGTGCTTTCGGAGAAGCCGGCAGTGCCCGAGCCGTCGTCGCCGACACCGCTGCCGCACCCGGTGCGCGGCGCCCTCGCGTTCGAGTCGGTCGAGTTCGGCTACAGCGCCGACCGTCCGGTACTGCACTCGCTCACGCTCGACGTGCCTGGCGGGCAGACGGTCGCGCTCGTCGGGGCGACCGGCGCCGGCAAGACCACGATCGCCAAGCTGATCTCACGCTTCTACGACCCGACCTCGGGAACGGTCCGGCTCGACGGCATCGACCTGCGCGAACTGGCCGAGGCCGACCTGCGCGGCGCGACGGTGATGATTACGCAGGACGGCTTCCTGTTCTCCGGGTCGGTGGCCGACAACATCGGGTTCGGCAAGGTGGGTTCGTCCCGGGCGGAGATCGTGGCCGCGGCCGAGGCGGTCGGCGCGCACGGGTTCATCAGCGCGCTCCCGGACGGCTATGACACCGACGTGCGCAAGCGCGGCGGGCGGCTCTCGGCGGGTCAGCGGCAGCTGGTCGCGTTCGCGCGGGCCTTCCTGGCCGACCCGGCGGTGCTGATCCTGGACGAGGCCACCTCCTCGCTGGACGTGCCCACCGAGCGCGCCGTGCAGCGGGCGCTGCGCACCGTGCTCGCCTCGCGGACCGCGCTGATCATCGCGCACCGGCTCTCGACCGTGGAGATCGCCGACCGCGTGCTCGTGCTGTCCGACGGCCGGGTGGTCGAGGACGGCACGCCCGCTGACCTGATCGCCTCCGGCGCGGGCGAGTTCGCTGCCCTGCACGAGTCCTGGCGCGACTCCCTCGTCTGA
- a CDS encoding TrmH family RNA methyltransferase produces MQLIEVDDPADPRLDDFRALTDADVRADRRGIVIAEGVNVVERLARSPYRTRAVFGVRSRIEALTPVLADLDVPVFVADKWLLSDVVGFRVTRGVLASADRPPPPSIAALLGRAERVAVLEGLNDFENLGALFRNAAAFGVDAVLLDARCADPLYRRSVRVSMGHVLRVPFAVLPEPWPGSLDLLRGFRLFALTPRAGAVPLRSVATEGRWAVLLGAEGPGLSDAALDRADVQVRIPMADGVDSLNVATAAAVAFAQLC; encoded by the coding sequence GTGCAGCTGATCGAGGTCGACGATCCGGCCGACCCGCGGCTGGACGATTTCCGCGCGCTGACTGACGCCGACGTGCGCGCCGACCGGCGGGGCATCGTCATCGCCGAGGGCGTCAACGTGGTGGAGCGGCTGGCGCGCTCGCCGTACCGCACCCGTGCCGTCTTCGGGGTGCGGTCCCGGATCGAGGCGTTGACCCCGGTGCTGGCCGACCTCGACGTCCCGGTGTTCGTCGCGGACAAGTGGCTGCTCTCGGACGTCGTCGGCTTCCGGGTCACGCGCGGCGTCCTCGCCTCCGCCGACCGCCCGCCCCCACCGAGCATTGCTGCTCTGCTCGGTAGGGCCGAGCGGGTGGCGGTGCTGGAGGGGCTGAACGACTTCGAGAACCTCGGCGCGCTCTTCCGAAACGCCGCCGCGTTCGGGGTCGACGCCGTGCTGCTGGACGCCCGCTGCGCCGATCCGCTGTACCGGCGCAGCGTCCGCGTCTCGATGGGCCACGTGCTGCGGGTCCCGTTCGCGGTGCTGCCCGAACCGTGGCCCGGCTCGCTCGACCTGCTGCGGGGTTTTCGGCTGTTCGCGCTGACGCCGCGTGCGGGCGCGGTGCCGCTGCGCTCGGTCGCCACCGAGGGCCGGTGGGCGGTGCTGCTCGGCGCCGAAGGCCCGGGGCTCAGCGACGCCGCGCTCGACCGGGCCGACGTCCAAGTCCGGATCCCGATGGCCGACGGCGTCGACTCGCTCAACGTCGCGACTGCGGCAGCGGTGGCCTTCGCACAGCTCTGCTGA
- the serC gene encoding phosphoserine transaminase: MGHVIQIPADLLPADGRFGSGPSKVPASVVRALGETGGSLLGTSHRQPPVKALVGRIRAGLAELFALPDGYQVVLGNGGATAFWDAAAFGLVRERAQHVVCGEFSAKFAAVTTGAPFLAEPAVRRSDYGTATLPEPEVGIDSYAWPHNETSTGVALPVRRVAGADPGSLVLVDGTSAAGGLDIDVAETDVYYFAPQKAFAADGGLWLALFSPAALQRAAEVTATRWVPPSLDLTLAISNSAKDQTYNTPAIASLWLLAHQVEWLLSSGGLDWAAKRTADSSGRLYAWAEASEYATPFVADLELRSPVVGTIDLAAAVDAAAVAATLRANGIVDTEPYRALGRNQLRVGMYPAVDPDDVSALTVCIDYVVERL; encoded by the coding sequence ATCGGCCACGTGATCCAGATCCCGGCAGACCTGTTGCCCGCCGACGGCCGATTCGGTTCCGGCCCGTCCAAGGTGCCCGCCTCCGTGGTCCGGGCGCTCGGCGAGACCGGCGGCAGCCTGCTGGGGACCAGCCACCGGCAGCCGCCGGTGAAGGCCCTGGTCGGACGTATCCGGGCCGGGCTGGCCGAGCTGTTCGCGCTGCCCGACGGCTACCAGGTGGTGCTCGGCAACGGCGGCGCAACCGCGTTCTGGGACGCCGCCGCGTTCGGGTTGGTGCGCGAGCGGGCGCAGCACGTGGTGTGCGGCGAGTTCTCCGCCAAGTTCGCCGCGGTGACCACCGGTGCGCCGTTCCTGGCCGAGCCGGCCGTCCGGCGCTCGGACTACGGCACGGCCACGCTGCCGGAGCCCGAGGTCGGCATCGACAGCTACGCCTGGCCGCACAACGAGACCTCCACCGGCGTCGCCCTGCCGGTCCGCCGGGTGGCCGGCGCGGACCCGGGTTCGCTCGTCCTCGTCGACGGGACGTCCGCCGCCGGCGGTCTCGACATCGACGTCGCCGAGACCGATGTCTACTACTTCGCGCCACAGAAGGCGTTCGCAGCCGACGGCGGCCTCTGGCTGGCGCTGTTCTCCCCGGCGGCCCTGCAGCGGGCGGCCGAGGTCACCGCGACGCGGTGGGTACCGCCGTCGCTCGACCTCACCCTGGCGATCAGCAACTCGGCCAAGGACCAGACGTACAACACCCCGGCCATCGCCTCGCTGTGGCTGCTCGCGCACCAGGTCGAGTGGCTGCTCTCCAGCGGCGGCCTGGACTGGGCGGCGAAGCGGACCGCGGACTCGTCCGGCCGGCTCTACGCGTGGGCCGAGGCGTCCGAGTACGCCACGCCGTTCGTGGCCGATCTGGAGCTGCGCAGCCCGGTCGTCGGCACGATCGACCTGGCCGCAGCTGTCGACGCCGCCGCGGTGGCCGCGACGCTGCGTGCCAACGGCATCGTCGACACCGAACCGTACCGCGCGCTCGGGCGCAACCAGTTGCGCGTCGGCATGTACCCGGCGGTCGACCCGGACGACGTGAGCGCGCTGACCGTGTGCATCGACTACGTCGTCGAGCGCCTCTGA
- a CDS encoding MFS transporter, which translates to MTSVAARPPASTAPSAPHGEGMFRSLRVRNYRLYASGQLISLTGTWMQRVAQDWLVLELTNSGTALGVVTALQFGPALLFGLWGGVIADRGDKRKILFATQGALALVALLLGVLDVAGVVQYWHVLVLAMLLGFVSAVDTPVRQSFVVEMVGRKDLANAVAINSTIFNAARIMGPAIAGGMIAAVGTGWAFLANALSSAAVLCGLWMMRPAELYPAPLVRRARGQLREGIRYVRRRADLMLTMVLVFVIGTFGLNFQITTALMAKQVFHRGASGYGLLSTSLAVGACVGAVLATRRSARPTQLFLVATAIAFSMFEIASGVMPGYDLTALLLVPTGLAMLTLTTAANSSVQLGVEPTMRGRVMALYLVCFMGGTPFGAPIVGWLAGVAGPRWGLVGGGLICLVTTLAIAAIIGQRRGLTPSYLAQRASRVAHA; encoded by the coding sequence GTGACCTCTGTCGCCGCCCGTCCTCCCGCATCTACCGCACCGTCCGCTCCGCACGGCGAGGGCATGTTCCGTTCGCTGCGGGTGCGCAACTACCGGCTGTACGCGTCCGGCCAGCTGATCTCGCTCACCGGCACCTGGATGCAGCGGGTCGCGCAGGACTGGCTCGTCCTCGAACTGACCAACTCAGGCACCGCGCTCGGCGTCGTCACCGCGCTCCAGTTCGGGCCTGCTCTCTTGTTCGGCCTATGGGGCGGCGTCATCGCCGATCGAGGCGACAAGCGCAAGATCCTCTTCGCCACGCAGGGTGCCCTCGCCCTCGTGGCGTTGCTGCTCGGCGTGCTCGACGTGGCCGGTGTCGTGCAGTACTGGCACGTGCTGGTGCTCGCGATGCTGCTCGGGTTCGTGTCGGCGGTCGACACGCCCGTCCGCCAGTCGTTCGTCGTCGAGATGGTCGGCCGCAAGGATCTGGCGAACGCGGTCGCGATCAACTCCACGATCTTCAACGCGGCACGGATCATGGGGCCTGCCATCGCCGGCGGCATGATCGCGGCGGTCGGCACCGGCTGGGCGTTCCTGGCGAACGCGCTGTCCAGTGCGGCCGTGCTCTGCGGCCTGTGGATGATGCGGCCCGCGGAGCTGTACCCGGCACCGCTCGTGCGACGGGCGCGCGGCCAGCTGCGCGAAGGCATTCGCTACGTGCGTCGCCGGGCCGACCTGATGCTGACGATGGTGCTCGTGTTCGTCATTGGCACGTTCGGACTGAACTTCCAGATCACCACGGCGCTGATGGCCAAGCAGGTGTTCCACCGTGGCGCCAGCGGGTACGGGTTGCTGTCCACGTCGCTCGCCGTGGGCGCGTGCGTGGGGGCGGTGCTGGCGACGCGTCGTTCGGCGCGGCCGACGCAGCTGTTCCTGGTGGCGACCGCGATCGCGTTCAGCATGTTCGAGATCGCCTCCGGCGTGATGCCCGGCTACGACCTGACCGCGCTGCTGCTCGTGCCCACCGGGCTGGCCATGCTGACGCTGACCACGGCCGCCAACTCGTCCGTGCAGTTGGGCGTCGAGCCGACCATGCGCGGCCGGGTGATGGCGCTGTACCTGGTCTGCTTCATGGGCGGCACGCCGTTCGGGGCACCGATCGTGGGCTGGCTGGCCGGCGTCGCCGGACCGCGCTGGGGCCTGGTCGGGGGCGGGCTGATCTGCCTGGTCACCACGCTCGCCATCGCCGCAATCATCGGGCAGCGGCGCGGGCTGACCCCGTCGTACCTGGCGCAGCGCGCGTCCCGGGTCGCGCACGCCTGA
- a CDS encoding ABC transporter ATP-binding protein, with the protein MIASACGAMLAQALVPLVIGRVVDGPIRHHDTSGIWSLSALALLLGVLEAVLFFVRRYAMSVAATNLETDIRRDVFAHVQRLPVAFHDRWPSGQLLSRLTTDLSTIRRFIGFGFVFLIANSATVVVVLVLLVHINLWLGLFVLVSGAPLAVFTRRFELRYSRDARRAQDLTGDLATSVEESVLGIRVIKSYGRRPQMLKAFTKDAERLRGAELVKLRTLGWFWAVLEGLPQLILAGVAWGGVVAVAHHAMTLGQLVAFLTLYLRLVWPIVSLGWLLALMQEAASAARRLFEVLDTEATIVDPETPAVAETGSTLRFENVWFRYADSDTDILRGIDLDIAAGETMALVGAVGSGKTTMTALVPRLYDVTQGRILIGGVDIRELRLDQLRHAVTTAFEDATLFSASVRENLTLGRAGISDDDVTEAIDVAQAGFVYELPFGLDTRIGEQGLSLSGGQRQRLALARAVLGRPRVLVLDDPLSALDVHTESQVEEALRRVLASTTALVVAHRPSTVLLADRVALLQDGRIMAVGTHSELLATVPAYRELLSQSSELEVAP; encoded by the coding sequence ATGATCGCCAGTGCCTGCGGCGCGATGCTCGCCCAGGCGCTCGTCCCGCTGGTGATCGGCCGCGTCGTCGACGGCCCGATCCGCCATCACGACACGTCCGGGATCTGGTCCCTGTCCGCGCTGGCGCTGCTGCTCGGCGTGCTGGAAGCGGTGCTGTTCTTCGTCCGGCGCTACGCGATGTCAGTCGCCGCCACCAACCTGGAGACCGACATCCGGCGGGACGTCTTCGCGCACGTGCAACGGCTGCCCGTCGCGTTCCACGACCGCTGGCCGTCCGGGCAGCTGCTGTCCCGGCTCACCACCGACCTTTCCACGATCCGCCGGTTCATCGGATTCGGCTTCGTCTTCCTGATCGCCAACTCGGCCACGGTCGTCGTGGTGCTGGTCCTGCTGGTGCACATCAACCTGTGGCTCGGGCTGTTCGTCCTGGTCTCGGGTGCACCGCTGGCCGTGTTCACCCGGCGCTTCGAGCTGCGCTACAGCCGCGACGCGCGACGGGCACAGGACCTCACCGGTGACCTGGCCACGTCCGTCGAGGAGTCGGTGCTCGGCATCCGGGTGATCAAGTCCTACGGCCGCCGCCCGCAGATGCTGAAGGCGTTCACCAAGGACGCCGAGCGGCTGCGTGGTGCCGAGCTGGTCAAGCTGCGCACCCTGGGCTGGTTCTGGGCGGTGCTGGAGGGGCTGCCGCAGCTCATCCTGGCCGGCGTCGCGTGGGGCGGGGTGGTCGCGGTCGCGCACCACGCGATGACCCTCGGCCAGCTGGTCGCCTTCCTCACCCTGTACCTGCGGCTGGTCTGGCCGATCGTCTCGCTGGGCTGGCTACTGGCCCTGATGCAGGAGGCCGCGAGTGCCGCGCGGCGGCTGTTCGAGGTGCTCGACACCGAGGCCACCATCGTCGATCCCGAGACGCCGGCCGTCGCGGAGACGGGCAGCACGCTGCGGTTCGAGAACGTCTGGTTCCGCTACGCCGACTCTGACACCGACATCCTGCGGGGCATCGACCTGGACATCGCCGCGGGCGAGACGATGGCGCTGGTCGGCGCTGTCGGCAGCGGGAAGACGACGATGACGGCGCTCGTCCCGCGGCTGTACGACGTGACGCAGGGCCGGATCCTGATCGGTGGCGTCGATATCCGCGAGCTGCGCCTGGACCAGCTGCGGCACGCCGTCACCACGGCGTTCGAGGACGCGACGCTCTTCTCGGCGAGCGTGCGGGAGAACCTCACGCTGGGTCGGGCAGGCATCTCCGACGACGACGTCACCGAGGCGATCGACGTCGCCCAGGCCGGCTTCGTCTACGAGCTGCCGTTCGGGCTGGACACCCGCATCGGCGAGCAGGGGCTGTCGCTGTCCGGCGGCCAGCGGCAACGGCTGGCGCTGGCCCGGGCCGTGCTCGGCCGGCCGCGGGTGCTGGTGCTCGACGACCCGCTGTCCGCGCTGGACGTGCACACCGAGTCGCAGGTCGAGGAGGCGCTGCGCCGCGTGCTCGCGTCCACCACCGCACTGGTCGTCGCGCACCGGCCGTCCACCGTGCTGCTCGCCGACCGGGTCGCGCTGCTGCAGGACGGGCGCATCATGGCGGTCGGTACGCACAGCGAGTTGCTGGCCACCGTCCCCGCCTACCGCGAGTTACTGTCGCAGTCCTCCGAGCTGGAGGTGGCCCCATGA
- a CDS encoding MmcQ/YjbR family DNA-binding protein: MATADDVRAIALALPRAYEREVSGRAKFRVGSYVFAALSPDESLLGFGFPKHERDALVASEPDKFLPPRTQDERYNWVRLRLEAVDVTELRELLTDAWAMCVPKKVSAAYFGS, encoded by the coding sequence GTGGCCACCGCAGACGACGTTCGCGCAATCGCGCTCGCACTGCCGCGCGCCTACGAGCGTGAGGTGTCCGGCCGGGCGAAGTTCCGCGTCGGCAGTTACGTCTTCGCCGCGCTGTCACCGGACGAGAGCCTGCTCGGCTTCGGCTTTCCGAAGCACGAACGCGATGCCCTGGTAGCCAGCGAGCCCGACAAGTTCCTGCCGCCGCGCACGCAGGACGAGCGGTACAACTGGGTGCGGCTGCGGCTGGAGGCGGTCGACGTCACCGAGCTGCGCGAGTTGCTCACCGACGCGTGGGCGATGTGCGTGCCGAAGAAGGTGTCCGCCGCCTACTTCGGCTCCTGA
- a CDS encoding D-arabinono-1,4-lactone oxidase — translation MATWTNWAGTVRAEVTAVSPADVAAVQQSVADASAAGRRIKPIGAGHSFTAIGATDHTQLRLDRLSGVLRADRESGLVTVLAGTRLHELNEALWHLGLAMPNLGDVDVQSISGAISTGTHGTGAKLGGLATQVHALQLVLADGTLRDVDAASDPDLFAAARVGLGALGVIVTVTLQCVPAFALAAAEAPAPLDVVLADLDESVAANDHFEFYWFPHTRRVLTKRNNRVLPDTRLRPLGRLRHAVDDEFLANTLFDAVNKLTTRRPALIPRANAIAARALSARDYIDRSYRVFASPRRVVFREMEYAVPRAAVPQVLAEIERYLARSGEQVGFPVEVRFAAADDIWLSTAYGRESGYVAVHQYHRRNHEAYFRAVEAIARDVDGRPHWGKLHWRDADSLRETYPHLDDFAALRDKLDPQRLFGNAYLTQVLGS, via the coding sequence ATGGCCACGTGGACGAACTGGGCAGGCACCGTCCGCGCCGAGGTCACCGCCGTCTCGCCCGCAGACGTCGCGGCGGTCCAGCAGTCCGTCGCCGACGCGTCCGCCGCCGGCCGGCGGATCAAGCCGATCGGCGCCGGACACTCGTTCACCGCGATCGGCGCCACCGACCACACCCAGCTGCGGCTGGACCGGCTCAGCGGCGTGCTGCGCGCCGACCGCGAGAGCGGCCTGGTGACCGTCCTGGCCGGAACCCGGTTGCACGAGCTGAACGAGGCGCTCTGGCACCTCGGCCTGGCGATGCCGAACCTCGGCGACGTCGACGTGCAGTCGATCTCCGGAGCGATCTCGACCGGAACGCACGGCACCGGCGCCAAGCTCGGCGGGCTGGCCACCCAGGTGCACGCGCTGCAACTCGTGCTCGCCGACGGCACGCTGCGCGACGTCGACGCCGCATCCGATCCGGACCTGTTCGCCGCCGCCCGCGTTGGCCTCGGCGCGCTGGGCGTCATCGTCACCGTCACGCTCCAGTGCGTGCCGGCCTTCGCGCTCGCGGCGGCCGAAGCACCGGCGCCGCTCGACGTCGTCCTCGCCGACCTGGACGAGAGCGTCGCTGCGAACGACCACTTCGAGTTCTACTGGTTCCCACACACCCGGCGGGTGCTCACCAAGCGCAACAACCGGGTGCTGCCGGACACCCGGCTGCGTCCGCTCGGCCGGCTCCGGCACGCCGTCGACGACGAGTTCCTGGCCAACACGCTCTTCGACGCCGTCAACAAGCTCACCACGCGGCGCCCTGCACTCATCCCGCGCGCGAACGCGATCGCCGCGCGGGCGCTCTCGGCACGCGACTACATCGACCGGTCCTACCGGGTGTTCGCCTCGCCGCGGCGCGTGGTGTTCCGCGAGATGGAGTACGCCGTGCCACGCGCGGCGGTGCCGCAGGTGCTCGCCGAGATCGAGCGCTACCTGGCCCGCAGCGGCGAACAGGTGGGCTTCCCGGTGGAGGTGCGCTTCGCGGCGGCCGACGACATCTGGCTCTCGACGGCGTACGGCCGCGAGTCCGGCTACGTCGCCGTGCACCAGTACCACCGGCGCAATCACGAGGCGTACTTCCGCGCGGTCGAGGCGATCGCCCGCGACGTCGACGGCCGGCCGCACTGGGGCAAGCTGCACTGGCGCGACGCGGACTCGCTGCGCGAGACCTACCCGCACCTGGACGACTTCGCGGCCCTGCGCGACAAGCTCGATCCGCAGCGCCTGTTCGGCAACGCGTACCTGACCCAGGTGCTCGGCAGCTGA